CGCGCTGACGCTGCCCGGCTACGGCGCGCTGTTCGTCAACGTCAACGGCCAGATCACGCTGAACCCGGCGATGCAGGGCGAGCTGACCGGCCTCGACGCGCTCGGCAGCCTCGGCTACATGTCGATCGATCCGCTCGCCAGCTTCAGCTGCACGGGCAAGCTCGCCAACTGGAGCCAGGGCCTGCTCAAGGACGCCGCCCAGTACCCGGCCGACTACCGGAAGTTCCTGGCCCAGCCGATGCTCAAGGGCGGCCAGCCCGACGCGCTCTATCGCCAGCTCGCGCGCTACCAGCTCGAACTGGCGATGAACAACCAGCTCGCGCAGGCGCAGGCCGCGGCCGGCTACGCCGCGAGCGGCACCGACACCAGCACCGAGGCGCAGCAGAGCGCCGACAGCGGCAATTTCGCGGCCGTCGCGCCGCTGGTGCTGAACGTGGAGCAGCAGTTCCGCGCGCTGGGCATGGACGGCAGCGCCACGCAGCTCACGCAGTGCGCGCACCAGTACGCCAACAGCCAGCTCGGCCGCATCTCGCTGCTGGCCGACCAGAGCCAGCTGTATCAGCCGGCCTACCTGCCCGCCTCGCCGGCCCCGGACGCCTACTTCTTCGATCTCGGCAGCACGCCGGTGGTGACCGACATGCTGGCGCGCCAGGTCAGCCGCGTGCAGGTGCTGGTCGGCTACGCCCAGCCGTTCCTGACCTATCTCGGGCAGGCCGGGCCGTCGGCCTCGAACGCGAGCGCCAACACCGCCAACGCGGCCTACTGGAACAACACCGCCAGCGAACTCAGGCGCTACACGCAGGGCAAGGACCCGAACTCGCAGCCGGCCGTGCTCGACAACCTGTTCCTGAAGCTGCTGCCGGCGCTGCAGAACGACAACTGCGGCGAGCAGCTGGCCGCGTACTCGTCGCCCGCGCTCGGCAACGATCTGTTCTCGAACTACCGCGGCCAGCTCATGCAGGGCGTGCAGATGCACTGCAAGGGCGAGCGTTACGCGCAGGCGCAGAACGCGTTCCAGCCGGTGGCGAGCCGCTTCACGCGCGACCTGGCGGGCCGCTATCCGTTCGGCACGCTCGACGCCGACGACGCCAGCCTCGACGCCGTGAAGGGCTTCTTCACCGACTACGAGGGCCGGCGCGCCGCACTGCAGAAGCAGGTGGCGGGCATCAACGATCCGTACTGGAAGAGCGTGCGGCAGTTCCTCGCGCAGCTCGATCAGGTGGACGCGTTCCTGCAGGGCAACGTGGTGCCGGGCACGGCGCCGGGCGACCCCGCCGCCGATCCGCTGCTGAGCCTGAACGTCAACTTCCGCGCCCTCAAGCCCGGCGCGAACGGCAGCAACCAGATCATCGAGATGAACCTGGTGTCGGGCGCCAAGGGCGCCTCGTTCCCGAACGGCGGCAGCACCCTGGACTGGCAGTTCGGGCAGCCGCTGGTGCTCGACCTGTCGTGGGCCGGCCTCTCGCCGTGGCGGCCGTCGCTGGCCGTCGGCGCGCCCGATCTGCAGGTGGACGGCAACACCGCGTCGTTCGCGGCCGCCGGCAACTGGGCGCTGCTGCGTATGATGGAGCGCCATCGGCCCAGCGCGGATCCGGCCACCGATCCGCGCGACGCCACGCGCTCGCTGCTGCAGTTCGACGTGCCGGTGCTCGATTCGAGCCGCGCCGGCAGCCCGGCCACCGATACCGCACACGTATTCCTCGGTATCCGGCTGTCGAACGTCAACGCGAAAACCCCGACGCCGCTGAAATTGCCGGCGGTATTCCCGATCTCGGTTCCTCCCTTGACGCCACGACCATGAATCCATCGCTTCTTGCCGACGCCCGGCAGCATTTCGAACAGACCCTGCGGATTTCCTTCGACGCGCTGCTCGCGCCGGTCGAGATGTACCCGCCGTGCGGACGGCCGGCGCGCGAGTGCCGCAGCTACAGCCAGATCAACCAGGAGCGGCGCCATGACGACCCGAGCCTGCCGCTCGGGGCCTGGCAGCGCGACCTGAAGCGCACCGACTGGCTCAAGGTCAGCCATCTGGTCGCGGACATGCTGCTCCACGACAGCAAGGACATGCAGCTGCTGGCCTGGCTCTACGAGGCGCAGATCAAGCAATACGGCTTCGCCGGCATCGCGCCGACGCTGGTGCTGCTGCGCGAGATGGTCTCGCGCTACTGGAACGAGATCCACCCGTTCGGGAGCGAGGGCGATTTCGAGCATCGCGCCAACCTGATCCGCTCGATCTCCGACAAGCATCTCGCGGCGCTGCGGCTCACGCCGCTGCTGCGCCTGGAGGGCGGCAAGACCTATTGCTGGGCCGACTGGGAGCGCGCGCATCGCCATGAGCGCATGCGCGCCGGCGGCCATGCCGAGCTGCCCGCCGAGGGCGCCACGCTGGAGGAGCTGCAGGGGGCGCTGAACGCCACCGCGAGCGCCGATTTCCTGACGCTGCGCGCGCGGCTCTGCGACGCGCTGCAGGCGATCGCCGAGATGAGCGCGGCGCTCGATCCGCGCTTCGGCAACGAGGCGCCGAGCATGGGCAAGACCATCGAGCTGCTGGAGACGATCCGCTCGCTGGTCGACGGCGAACTGCACACGCGCGGCGTGCGCACCGAGCCTGAAGCGCCGCTGCAGGCCGATGCCACGGCCGATGACGCCGCGCCCGCTGCAACCGAGCCGCACGACACGCCGGGCGCGGCCGCCGCCGCGCCTGGGGGCGGCCCGATCGCGAGCCGCGCCGACGCCTACGCGCGCCTCGAGGAAATCGCCGAGTACCTGATGCGCCAGGAGCCGCACAGCCCGGTGCCGTACCTGGTGCGGCGCGCCACGCTGTGGGGCCGCATGAACACGGCCGAGCTGTATCAGGAGCTGTTCCTGAGGCTCGGCGGGCAGCTGAACATCTTCGAGATGGTGGGGATCGAGAATCCCGGCAGCCCCGAACGGCAGGCATAAGCGAAGCGGGCACGACGCGAGGGCACCGACATGCAGAACCCCATCCTGACCATCGACACCGGAGATTCGGCGCGAGGCCGCGAGCCGTCTGCCGGCGACGCGTCGCTGGATGCGCTGCTGAGTCTGCTGAGCGAACACGACTGGCAGGCCGCGGCCCTGGTGCGGCATCTGCCCGAGCTGCTGCGGCAGGCCCCGACGCTCGACGCGGCGCGGCGCCTGCCCTGGCTGATCGGCCTGCAACGCGGCTGGCAGCGCGACCGGGACGCGCTCGATCCGGACGCGCGGCGCGCGCTGCTCGAACTGGCCTGCCGCTGGGCCAACTGGCCGCTCGCGATCGCGGTGGGTGAATCGCTCGTGCCGGTGCACCGGCTCGACGAGTCGGCCAGCCGGTTCCTCCGCGACGCCTATCTCGCGATGGGTCACATCGAGGCGGCCATCGATCTGGCGGTGTCGATGCAGCTCGCCTATCCCGCGCGGCGCGAGCATGCCGAGGCTTATCGCCAGCTCGTCGCCTGGCGCGAGTGGCGGCATCGCAACACGCTGCCGGTGGGCGAGGTCGCGCACGAGGACGATCCGCTGCGTCTGGAGCCGCTGGGGCACCAGCACATCGACGATTTCGGTTGGCAGTACTACGATCCGGAAATCGCGAAGCGCTGCTGCCTGCCTCGCTTCGAACATGCCGGGGCATGGCACGACTGGCTCGACCAATCCTATGCGCACGGCGACCAGCAACTGTTCGCCGTCATGCATCGGCAGTGGGGCTGCATCGGCTGCGTCGGCCTGATCCAGCATCGCGACGTCGGCCTGTTCTACTACTGGATCGGACGCGACTTCCAGGGCTACGGGTTCGGCCCCGGAGCGGCCGCGCAGCTGCTGGCCGCCGCCCACCGCCATGCCGGCATGCGCTGTTGCTATGCCAAGGTCTACGACTACAACCAGCCGTCGCGTTCGGCGCTGCTGAAGATCGGCTTCGCCGATACCGGGCTGCGTGCCGCCGCGCCGCACGACGACCAATTGTTCTATCGGATCGGCGAGCCGGATTCGGATGCGCGCGTCGCGCTCGAGGTGCACACGCTGATGGCGCGACTCGACTCGGAGTTGCGGATCGCGATGCCGCTGACGAAACTCGGCGGGGCCATGCATGCCTGACGTGTCCGCCGCATCCGCGACACGCGTGCATACGCCATCGTCAGGGCAGACAAACCAATCGGGAGGCCGGATGAGCAGCAGCGACAAGCCCAGACCGACATCGGGGCACTGGATCGGCACGCAGCCGGCCCTGCCGGAAAACATTCCGACAACGCTGCCCCCCAAGCAGCAGCGAATCGTCCACGACTATCTGACGGGCACGAACATGAACCTGCAGCACGGCAGCATGGAAACGCTGGTGCAGCGCGCCGATGCGCATCATCGCTGGGCGAGCGTCGAGAACCGCATCCTGCACGATACCGACACGCAGTTGCGCAGCAGCCAATCCGAGCATTTCCGACTCAGCAGCCAGATGATCCACGACGAGCGGCGGGTGCTGGCGGAACGGGCCGACAGCATCCGCCGCTCGTCGGTCACGCCTGCGCCGTCAGTCGATCCGACCAAGCCCCAGCAGCAGGAATGGCATCCCCAACGGCTGGGGCAGGTGCGGCAAGTCACCGAGTTCACGCCGCAGAGCGAGGGCGACGGCTACCGGGAGCCCGCCGAAATGCTGATTCGCGGACAACGGGGACCGCTGACCGAGACACAGTCGCCCCAGCTTCAGCCCGCACGGCGTCGATCTCTCCCTGGATCCCGACTCGAGCTTGCGCGACCAGCAAGGCATCCCCGTCATGATGGGCACGTCGGGCACCGCCTCGGACGTGACGCGCTTCCATCGCTACGCCCTCGACCATCTGCCCTCCTCCTCGCAACAGCCGGCGACCCAATCGCACGGCGATCTTCGGCTGCTGGCCGATCTGAGCTTTCACTATCTGCGCACCGGCCCGGTGGTCGGCCAGGTCAACGCCAGCATCGCCGCGCACGAGCAGCGGCAGAACCTGCAGAAGATCGAGGACCGGACCGCGCCGCGCTCGCCGATGGCCACGCAGACCCACAGCTACATGGAGGTGCGCGACGGCGTCATGGCAACAGGCCGGACCGAGCCTCAACCGAAGTCGAAACTCTGACGGCGCGTCACCGGGCAGGCGCGTCGGCTTTCCCTTCCCTACCCGTCAACCACCAGGAGAACTCATGAGCACTATTTTTCGCAGGTCAGTCCAGGGCGCCGTAGGCGTCGCGGCGATGTCCCTGCCTTCGTTCGGCCATGCCGAAGCCGTGGGGCAGCGCAATCAATTCGCGCAGCGGATCGAGCATTTCGACAACCCTTACGCGCAAGGCGTCAGGCTCGCCAATTCCTTGCTCACCCGCGCCCAGGTACCGCTGGCGAACACCGCGGCCGATCACATGTTCGAGGCGATCCAGGCAGTCGAAGACCGAAGGATTTCCAGCACCACGGCTGCGACGTTCCATGAAACCGCGGGATTCGCGCGCAGCTTCGTCGAATCGGCTCGCCAGCGCAACATAAGCGGCATGTCGTCGTCGATGCTCGGTGTGATCGCCGCGCCGCTGCGTGGCATGGCGGTCAATCTCGCCGCCTCGCAAACTGCGGGCTCGCTCGAAAACGACGCACGGGAAAGGTTCGGATTCGACGGCTTCTGAGGCAAAGGCGGCGGCGGCACGCCTGCTGTCGTCGCCGGTCCGGCTCGGCCCCGCGTTCTCAGGCCTCGTCCGGCTCCGGCACGATCAGCGTCTGGCTGCCGGCGTCGCCGCTCTCCCCGCTGCGCGCCGACGCGTGGCGCCCCGCGCCGTCGCCGTCGAGCCGCTCGCGCACCTCGCGCGGCAGCCGGTGCGTGAGGATGGTCTGCGCGCGGCGCGGCAGTTCGAGTTCGATCGCGGCGAGCGGCTGCTGGCGCGGCGAGCGCCCGGCGCCGCCGGCATGCTCGATGGTGGCGGCGCGCCGGTCCTCGTCGCCGGGTGCGCGCGTGCCGAGCACGGGGCGCGTCGCGCCGTTCGGCACGATCAGCTCGACACGCTGCGCATCGCCGCGCAGGCGCAGCGTCACGGGGGAACAGGGCTGGTCTTTTCGCATCACGGGCTCACCGGGGATCGAACGCGCGGGCGAGCCCACGCAGCACAAGGAAACCGCGGCGTACCGCTCGCGCGGCACGCCGCCCACCATCCGTTCAAGCGGCCTCGGCCGATCCGGAGCGAACCGTCCGATGGCACGCATCTACCAGACCAACCACATGGGCGAGGCGCATTTTCGCGTCAACCTCTCCGACCGCGGCAGCGCCGACCTGCTGGTCCGTCGCGTGAGCAGCTGGGGGCTCGCGCACGGCGACGCGCACTGGTACATCACGCGCGACAAGCAGGATGCCGAGGTGTGGCTGTGCTTCACGAGCCTCGGCATGGCGCAGTTCAAGGTCTGCTTCGTCGACAGCTACGGCGAGGCGGGCTGGCAGCGGTCCCACCCGCTGCAGGGGCGCCTCGGGCGCTGAACCGCGCGGGCGCGCCGGCCCCGCCTCGTCACGCGCGTTCGCGCGGCGCGCGCCACAGCACGCGGTTGCCGATCGGCACGCGCGCCACCTCGCCGCGCGCGAGCAGCAAGTCGAGCGCCGCCTGCGTGATGTCGAGCGGCAGTTCCTCGCCTTGCGCGCCGACCCAGAAATAGTGAACGCCTTCGACCGTGTCGGCCGCGGCGGGACGCCTTTGCAGATACTGCGCGATTAGGGCGGCGACGTGCTGAACCAACGCGTCATTCATGAAGCGCACCTTGCCGTCAAGAATTCGTCAAGCCGAAAGCTTACCTCAACCGCCACGCCCGGCTCAGTTCGAGCGATCGCGCACCAGGCCGTGCTTGCGCACCAGCTTGCCGAACGCGCTGCGCTCCTCGCCCGCGAGCCGCGCGGCCTGCGAGAGATTGCCGTCCGCCTCGGCCAGCAGCCGCCGCAGGTAATCGATCTCGAAGCTGGCGATCGCCGCCGCGCGCCCGCTCTTCAACGGGCGCGCGGCAGCGTGCGCGATGCCCTCCGAGCCGGCCGCGCCAGCCGCGCCGCCGAGCCGCACGAAACCGTCCTCGCTGAGCAGCACGGCGCGATGCACGGCGTTCTCGAGCTCGCGCACGTTGCCCGGCCACGCGTGGCTGCGCAGATGCGGGTAGGAGTCCTCGTGAAGCCGCATCCCGGGCTTCGCGTAGCGCGTGCGCAGCCGGTCGAGAAACGCCTCGGCCAGTTCGACCACGTCGCCGCCGCGCTCGCGCACGGGCGGAATCCGCAGCATCACCACGTCGAGGCGGTACAGCAGGTCGCGCCGGAACTGCCGCGTCTCGGCCAGCGCGGCCAGATCGGCGTTGCTGGCCACCACCACGCGCACGTCCGCCTGGCGGATCCGCGTGCCGCCCACGCGCCGGTAGCTGCCGTCCTGCAGGAAGCGCAGCAGCGCGGCCTGCGCCTTCAGGCCGAGCGCG
The window above is part of the Burkholderia glumae LMG 2196 = ATCC 33617 genome. Proteins encoded here:
- the tssA gene encoding type VI secretion system protein TssA, with product MNPSLLADARQHFEQTLRISFDALLAPVEMYPPCGRPARECRSYSQINQERRHDDPSLPLGAWQRDLKRTDWLKVSHLVADMLLHDSKDMQLLAWLYEAQIKQYGFAGIAPTLVLLREMVSRYWNEIHPFGSEGDFEHRANLIRSISDKHLAALRLTPLLRLEGGKTYCWADWERAHRHERMRAGGHAELPAEGATLEELQGALNATASADFLTLRARLCDALQAIAEMSAALDPRFGNEAPSMGKTIELLETIRSLVDGELHTRGVRTEPEAPLQADATADDAAPAATEPHDTPGAAAAAPGGGPIASRADAYARLEEIAEYLMRQEPHSPVPYLVRRATLWGRMNTAELYQELFLRLGGQLNIFEMVGIENPGSPERQA
- a CDS encoding GNAT family N-acetyltransferase, giving the protein MQNPILTIDTGDSARGREPSAGDASLDALLSLLSEHDWQAAALVRHLPELLRQAPTLDAARRLPWLIGLQRGWQRDRDALDPDARRALLELACRWANWPLAIAVGESLVPVHRLDESASRFLRDAYLAMGHIEAAIDLAVSMQLAYPARREHAEAYRQLVAWREWRHRNTLPVGEVAHEDDPLRLEPLGHQHIDDFGWQYYDPEIAKRCCLPRFEHAGAWHDWLDQSYAHGDQQLFAVMHRQWGCIGCVGLIQHRDVGLFYYWIGRDFQGYGFGPGAAAQLLAAAHRHAGMRCCYAKVYDYNQPSRSALLKIGFADTGLRAAAPHDDQLFYRIGEPDSDARVALEVHTLMARLDSELRIAMPLTKLGGAMHA
- a CDS encoding DUF6150 family protein, whose translation is MARIYQTNHMGEAHFRVNLSDRGSADLLVRRVSSWGLAHGDAHWYITRDKQDAEVWLCFTSLGMAQFKVCFVDSYGEAGWQRSHPLQGRLGR
- a CDS encoding sigma 54-interacting transcriptional regulator, with product MNQCSRLNMLGSSDIMEAVRRQIEKIAGVDVPVTVLGETGTGKELAVRAIHYLSGRRQAPFVPVNCGALPEALVESELFGHERGAFTDAKLVSDGLIGEAEGGTLFLDEIDALGLKAQAALLRFLQDGSYRRVGGTRIRQADVRVVVASNADLAALAETRQFRRDLLYRLDVVMLRIPPVRERGGDVVELAEAFLDRLRTRYAKPGMRLHEDSYPHLRSHAWPGNVRELENAVHRAVLLSEDGFVRLGGAAGAAGSEGIAHAAARPLKSGRAAAIASFEIDYLRRLLAEADGNLSQAARLAGEERSAFGKLVRKHGLVRDRSN